From Ovis aries strain OAR_USU_Benz2616 breed Rambouillet chromosome 21, ARS-UI_Ramb_v3.0, whole genome shotgun sequence, a single genomic window includes:
- the B4GALNT4 gene encoding N-acetyl-beta-glucosaminyl-glycoprotein 4-beta-N-acetylgalactosaminyltransferase 1 isoform X2: MLLRPAAAPGSLQPERPGGAGRGDRRQPLRRPPRALGQGQPGVAAAARGRGRRTKGHAGSGDAARSAQEWGAAATPLSAAPGGAGSGAMPWFPVKKIRKQIKLLLLLVLLTCAAWLTYVHLGLVRQGRALRQRLGSGRDGEKLSGVTDGRGVHTALATQRAEDSSESHEEEPVAEGRDLGVLFPGGAGRPLVLNLTRQVPAWREEYKGQANLHVFEDWCGGAVGQLRRNLHFPLFPHTRTTVKKLAVSPKWKNYGLRLFGFIHPARDGDVQFSVASDDNSEFWLSPNESPAGAQLVAFVGKTGSEWTAPGEFTKFSSQVSKPRRLMASRRYYFELLHKQDDRGSDHVEVGWRAFLPGLKFEVIGSAHISLYTDESALKMDHVAHVPQSPASHVGGRPRQEEPRADMLRPDPRDAFFLTPRVEPSDLESVLEPCAYAPTYVVKDFPIARYQGLQFVYLSFVYPNDHTRLTHMEADNKCFYRESPLYLERFGFYKYMKMDREEGGEDRQEAQRRAFLFLNPDDFLDDEDDGELLDAGLGPTDAPRRQGGRQLPAPAAPAAPSEAAATPAAPQRRRSRALSWAARQLPLLLGRAPPPRPAARPSSGLSRVYVTRVRPGPRAPPRAPPLGARGPPRPPLPGVFLRPRPLPRVPLRAPPRPPRARGHRTSSPPAAELRAPAPAPATAEGRARAPGLAAPTADSNSSSEAQPVTSFLSLSQVSRPQLPGEGEEDEEEEGDDDEEGAPGDENASEDSEEAAGLARGRWREDAIDWQRTFSVGHVDFELLRSDWNDLRCNVSGNLQLPEAEAVDVVAQYMERLNMRHSGRYALLRIVNVEKRRDSARGSRFLLELELQERGGRRLRLSEYVFLRLPGARAGDTEEDRESPEPAAASPARPDGRPELCRPLRLAWRQDVTVHFVVPVKNQARWVVQFLADMAALHARTGDSRFSVVLVDFESEDMDVEQALRAARLPRYQYLRRAGNFERSAGLQAGVDAVEDASSIVFLCDLHIHFPPSILDGIRKHCVEGKLAFAPVVMRLSCGSSPGDPHGYWEVNGFGLFGIYKSDFDRIGGMNTEEFRDQWGGEDWELLDRVLQAGLEVERLRVRNFYHHFHSRRGMWGARSRKAARKEAP; the protein is encoded by the exons ATGCTGCTGCGTCCCGCCGCGGCCCCCGGGAGCTTGCAGCCCGAGCGgccgggcggggccgggcggggggACCGCCGGCAGCCGCTCCGCCGCCCACCCCGGGCCCTCGGCCAAGGGCAGCCCGGGGTCGCGGCCGCAGCCCGGGGCCGCGGGCGGCGGACAAAGGGCCATGCGGGGTCGGGGGACGCGGCGCGGAGCGCGCAGGAGTGGGGGGCCGCAGCGACGCCGCTGAGCGCGGCCCCGGGCGGGGCGGGGTCGGGCGCGATGCCGTGGTTCCCGGTGAAGAAGATCCGCAAGCAGATcaagctgctgctcctgctggtgCTGCTTACCTGCGCCGCGTGGCTCACGTACGTGCACCTGGGCCTGGTGCGCCAGGGCCGCGCGCTGCGCCAGCGGCTGGGCTCCGGGCGAG ACGGTGAGAAGCTGAGTGGTGTGACCGACGGCCGGGGCGTCCACACTGCGCTGGCCACGCAGAGGGCAGAGGACTCCAGCGAGAGCCACGAGGAGGAGCCGGTG GCTGAAGGTCGGGACCTAGGTGTGCTGTTTCCAGGGGGGGCTGGAAGACCCCTGGTGCTCAACCTCACCCGTCAAGTGCCGGCGTGGCGAGAGGAG TACAAGGGGCAGGCGAATCTGCACGTGTTCGAGGACTGGTGCGGGGGCGCCGTGGGCCAGCTCCGGAGGAACCTGCACTTCCCGCTCTTTCCTCAC ACTCGCACCACCGTGAAGAAGCTGGCTGTGTCCCCCAAGTGGAAGAACTACGGCCTCCGCCTCTTCGGCTTCATCCACCCGGCGAGAGAtg GCGACGTCCAGTTCTCTGTGGCTTCGGATGACAACTCTGAGTTCTGGCTGAGCCCAAACGAGAGCCCAGCTGGTGCCCAGCTGGTGGCCTTTGTGGGCAAG ACGGGCTCAGAGTGGACGGCGCCTGGAGAGTTCACCAAGTTCAGCTCCCAGGTGTCCAAGCCCAGACG gctCATGGCCTCTCGGAGGTACTACTTTGAGCTGCTACACAAACAAGATGACCGCGGCTCGGACCACGTGGAAGTGGGC TGGCGAGCGTTCCTGCCGGGTCTGAAGTTCGAGGTCATCGGCTCTGCTCACATCTCCCTCTACACAG ACGAGTCAGCCCTGAAGATGGACCACGTGGCTCACGTGCCCCAGTCTCCTGCCAGTCACGTGGGGGGGCGGCCGCGGCAGGAGGAGCCCAGAGCTGACATGCTGCGGCCGGATCCCCGAGACGCCTTCTTTCTCA CGCCTCGGGTGGAGCCCTCGGATCTGGAGAGTGTGCTGGAGCCCTGCGCCTACGCCCCGACCTACGTGGTCAAGGACTTTCCCATCGCAAGATACCAGGGACTGCAATTC gTATACCTGTCCTTCGTTTATCCCAATGACCACACGCGCCTGACTCACATGGAGGCGGACAACAAGTGCTTCTACCGGGAGTCACCGCTGTATCTGGAGAG GTTTGGCTTCTACAAATACATGAAGATGGACCGGGAGGAGGGCGGGGAGGACCGCCAGGAGGCGCAGCGCCGAGCCTTCCTCTTCCTCAACCCCGACG ACTTCCTGGACGACGAGGACGACGGAGAGCTGCTCGACGCCGGCCTGGGGCCCACCGACGCCCCCCGAAGGCAGGGCGGCCGCCAGCTCCCGGCCCCCGCTGCCCCCGCTGCCCCCTCCGAGGCCGCGGCCACCCCCGCCGCGCCGCAGCGCCGCCGCTCCCGCGCGCTGAGCTGGGCGGCCCGCCAGCTCCCGCTGCTCTTgggccgcgccccgcccccgcggcCCGCCGCCCGGCCCTCCTCCGGGCTGTCCCGCGTGTACGTGACGCGCGTGCGGCCCGGCCCGCGGGCGCCCCCCCGGGCCCCGCCGCTCGGCGCTCGCGGCCCGCCCCGGCCGCCCTTGCCTGGCGTCTTCCTGCGCCCCCGACCCCTGCCCAGGGTGCCACTGCGGGCGCCCCCGCGCCCGCCCCGGGCTCGAGGCCACAGGACGAGCAGCCCCCCGGCCGCAGAGCTGCGAGCCCCGGCCCCGGCGCCGGCCACCGCGGAGGGCCGGGCGCGCGCGCCGGGACTCGCGGCCCCCACGGCGGACTCCAACTCTTCCTCTGAAGCGCAGCCCGTGACCTCCTTCCTGAGCTTGTCCCAGGTGTCCAGGCCACAGCTGCCTGGGGAGGgcgaggaggacgaggaggaggaaggggacgaTGACGAGGAAGGGGCGCCCGGCGACGAGAACGCCTCGGAGGACAGCGAGGAGGCGGCAGGCCTGGCGCGCGGCCGCTGGCGCGAGGACGCCATCGACTGGCAGCGCACGTTCAGCGTCGGCCACGTGGACTTCGAGCTGCTGCGCTCCGACTGGAACGATCTGCGCTGCAACGTGTCCGGGAACCTGCAGCTGCCCGAGGCCGAGGCCGTGGACGTGGTGGCTCAGTACATGGAGAGGCTGAACATGCGCCACAGCGG GCGGTACGCTCTGCTGCGCATCGTGAACGTGGAGAAGCGCCGGGACTCGGCGCGGGGAAGCCGCTTCCTCCTGGAACTCGAGCTCCAGGAGCGCGGCGGGCGCCGCCTGCGCCTGTCTGAGTACGTCTTCCTGCGCCTGCCCGGGGCCCGTGCCGGCGACACTGAGGAAGACCGCGAGAGCCCCGAGCCCGCCGCAGCCTCCCCCGCGCGCCCCGACGGCCGCCCGGAGCTGTGCCGGCCTCTGCGCCTGGCCTGGCGCCAGGACGTGACGGTGCACTTCGTAGTGCCGG TGAAAAACCAGGCGCGCTGGGTGGTGCAGTTCCTGGCGGACATGGCCGCACTGCACGCGCGCACGGGCGACTCCCGCTTCAGCGTCGTCCTGGTGGACTTTGAGAGCGAGGACATGGACGTGGAGCAGGCCCTCCGCGCCGCGCGGCTGCCCAG ATACCAATACCTGAGGCGAGCCGGGAACTTTGAGCGCTCTGCGGGGCTGCAGGCTGGAGTGGACGCGGTGGAG GATGCCAGCAGCATCGTTTTCCTCTGCGACCTGCACATCCACTTCCCCCCCAGTATCCTGGACGGCATCCGCAAGCACTGCGTGGAGGGCAAGCTGGCCTTCGCGCCTGTGGTCATGCGGCTAAGCTGTGGGAGCTCACCAGGGGACCCGCACG GTTACTGGGAGGTGAATGGCTTTGGCCTCTTCGGGATCTACAAGTCTGACTTTGACCGTATTGGAGGCATGAACACTGAGGAATTCCGGGACCAGTGGGGAGGCGAGGACTGGGAGCTCCTGGACAG GGTCCTGCAGGCAGGGCTGGAGGTGGAGCGACTCCGAGTGCGGAACTTCTACCACCACTTCCACTCCAGGCGGGGGATGTGGGGCGCGCGCAGCCGCAAGGCCGCCCGAAAGGAGGCCCCTTGA
- the B4GALNT4 gene encoding N-acetyl-beta-glucosaminyl-glycoprotein 4-beta-N-acetylgalactosaminyltransferase 1 isoform X1: MLLRPAAAPGSLQPERPGGAGRGDRRQPLRRPPRALGQGQPGVAAAARGRGRRTKGHAGSGDAARSAQEWGAAATPLSAAPGGAGSGAMPWFPVKKIRKQIKLLLLLVLLTCAAWLTYVHLGLVRQGRALRQRLGSGRDGEKLSGVTDGRGVHTALATQRAEDSSESHEEEPVAEGRDLGVLFPGGAGRPLVLNLTRQVPAWREEYKGQANLHVFEDWCGGAVGQLRRNLHFPLFPHTRTTVKKLAVSPKWKNYGLRLFGFIHPARDGDVQFSVASDDNSEFWLSPNESPAGAQLVAFVGKTGSEWTAPGEFTKFSSQVSKPRRLMASRRYYFELLHKQDDRGSDHVEVGWRAFLPGLKFEVIGSAHISLYTDESALKMDHVAHVPQSPASHVGGRPRQEEPRADMLRPDPRDAFFLTPRVEPSDLESVLEPCAYAPTYVVKDFPIARYQGLQFVYLSFVYPNDHTRLTHMEADNKCFYRESPLYLERFGFYKYMKMDREEGGEDRQEAQRRAFLFLNPDGECPHDFLDDEDDGELLDAGLGPTDAPRRQGGRQLPAPAAPAAPSEAAATPAAPQRRRSRALSWAARQLPLLLGRAPPPRPAARPSSGLSRVYVTRVRPGPRAPPRAPPLGARGPPRPPLPGVFLRPRPLPRVPLRAPPRPPRARGHRTSSPPAAELRAPAPAPATAEGRARAPGLAAPTADSNSSSEAQPVTSFLSLSQVSRPQLPGEGEEDEEEEGDDDEEGAPGDENASEDSEEAAGLARGRWREDAIDWQRTFSVGHVDFELLRSDWNDLRCNVSGNLQLPEAEAVDVVAQYMERLNMRHSGRYALLRIVNVEKRRDSARGSRFLLELELQERGGRRLRLSEYVFLRLPGARAGDTEEDRESPEPAAASPARPDGRPELCRPLRLAWRQDVTVHFVVPVKNQARWVVQFLADMAALHARTGDSRFSVVLVDFESEDMDVEQALRAARLPRYQYLRRAGNFERSAGLQAGVDAVEDASSIVFLCDLHIHFPPSILDGIRKHCVEGKLAFAPVVMRLSCGSSPGDPHGYWEVNGFGLFGIYKSDFDRIGGMNTEEFRDQWGGEDWELLDRVLQAGLEVERLRVRNFYHHFHSRRGMWGARSRKAARKEAP; the protein is encoded by the exons ATGCTGCTGCGTCCCGCCGCGGCCCCCGGGAGCTTGCAGCCCGAGCGgccgggcggggccgggcggggggACCGCCGGCAGCCGCTCCGCCGCCCACCCCGGGCCCTCGGCCAAGGGCAGCCCGGGGTCGCGGCCGCAGCCCGGGGCCGCGGGCGGCGGACAAAGGGCCATGCGGGGTCGGGGGACGCGGCGCGGAGCGCGCAGGAGTGGGGGGCCGCAGCGACGCCGCTGAGCGCGGCCCCGGGCGGGGCGGGGTCGGGCGCGATGCCGTGGTTCCCGGTGAAGAAGATCCGCAAGCAGATcaagctgctgctcctgctggtgCTGCTTACCTGCGCCGCGTGGCTCACGTACGTGCACCTGGGCCTGGTGCGCCAGGGCCGCGCGCTGCGCCAGCGGCTGGGCTCCGGGCGAG ACGGTGAGAAGCTGAGTGGTGTGACCGACGGCCGGGGCGTCCACACTGCGCTGGCCACGCAGAGGGCAGAGGACTCCAGCGAGAGCCACGAGGAGGAGCCGGTG GCTGAAGGTCGGGACCTAGGTGTGCTGTTTCCAGGGGGGGCTGGAAGACCCCTGGTGCTCAACCTCACCCGTCAAGTGCCGGCGTGGCGAGAGGAG TACAAGGGGCAGGCGAATCTGCACGTGTTCGAGGACTGGTGCGGGGGCGCCGTGGGCCAGCTCCGGAGGAACCTGCACTTCCCGCTCTTTCCTCAC ACTCGCACCACCGTGAAGAAGCTGGCTGTGTCCCCCAAGTGGAAGAACTACGGCCTCCGCCTCTTCGGCTTCATCCACCCGGCGAGAGAtg GCGACGTCCAGTTCTCTGTGGCTTCGGATGACAACTCTGAGTTCTGGCTGAGCCCAAACGAGAGCCCAGCTGGTGCCCAGCTGGTGGCCTTTGTGGGCAAG ACGGGCTCAGAGTGGACGGCGCCTGGAGAGTTCACCAAGTTCAGCTCCCAGGTGTCCAAGCCCAGACG gctCATGGCCTCTCGGAGGTACTACTTTGAGCTGCTACACAAACAAGATGACCGCGGCTCGGACCACGTGGAAGTGGGC TGGCGAGCGTTCCTGCCGGGTCTGAAGTTCGAGGTCATCGGCTCTGCTCACATCTCCCTCTACACAG ACGAGTCAGCCCTGAAGATGGACCACGTGGCTCACGTGCCCCAGTCTCCTGCCAGTCACGTGGGGGGGCGGCCGCGGCAGGAGGAGCCCAGAGCTGACATGCTGCGGCCGGATCCCCGAGACGCCTTCTTTCTCA CGCCTCGGGTGGAGCCCTCGGATCTGGAGAGTGTGCTGGAGCCCTGCGCCTACGCCCCGACCTACGTGGTCAAGGACTTTCCCATCGCAAGATACCAGGGACTGCAATTC gTATACCTGTCCTTCGTTTATCCCAATGACCACACGCGCCTGACTCACATGGAGGCGGACAACAAGTGCTTCTACCGGGAGTCACCGCTGTATCTGGAGAG GTTTGGCTTCTACAAATACATGAAGATGGACCGGGAGGAGGGCGGGGAGGACCGCCAGGAGGCGCAGCGCCGAGCCTTCCTCTTCCTCAACCCCGACGGTGAGTGCCCACACG ACTTCCTGGACGACGAGGACGACGGAGAGCTGCTCGACGCCGGCCTGGGGCCCACCGACGCCCCCCGAAGGCAGGGCGGCCGCCAGCTCCCGGCCCCCGCTGCCCCCGCTGCCCCCTCCGAGGCCGCGGCCACCCCCGCCGCGCCGCAGCGCCGCCGCTCCCGCGCGCTGAGCTGGGCGGCCCGCCAGCTCCCGCTGCTCTTgggccgcgccccgcccccgcggcCCGCCGCCCGGCCCTCCTCCGGGCTGTCCCGCGTGTACGTGACGCGCGTGCGGCCCGGCCCGCGGGCGCCCCCCCGGGCCCCGCCGCTCGGCGCTCGCGGCCCGCCCCGGCCGCCCTTGCCTGGCGTCTTCCTGCGCCCCCGACCCCTGCCCAGGGTGCCACTGCGGGCGCCCCCGCGCCCGCCCCGGGCTCGAGGCCACAGGACGAGCAGCCCCCCGGCCGCAGAGCTGCGAGCCCCGGCCCCGGCGCCGGCCACCGCGGAGGGCCGGGCGCGCGCGCCGGGACTCGCGGCCCCCACGGCGGACTCCAACTCTTCCTCTGAAGCGCAGCCCGTGACCTCCTTCCTGAGCTTGTCCCAGGTGTCCAGGCCACAGCTGCCTGGGGAGGgcgaggaggacgaggaggaggaaggggacgaTGACGAGGAAGGGGCGCCCGGCGACGAGAACGCCTCGGAGGACAGCGAGGAGGCGGCAGGCCTGGCGCGCGGCCGCTGGCGCGAGGACGCCATCGACTGGCAGCGCACGTTCAGCGTCGGCCACGTGGACTTCGAGCTGCTGCGCTCCGACTGGAACGATCTGCGCTGCAACGTGTCCGGGAACCTGCAGCTGCCCGAGGCCGAGGCCGTGGACGTGGTGGCTCAGTACATGGAGAGGCTGAACATGCGCCACAGCGG GCGGTACGCTCTGCTGCGCATCGTGAACGTGGAGAAGCGCCGGGACTCGGCGCGGGGAAGCCGCTTCCTCCTGGAACTCGAGCTCCAGGAGCGCGGCGGGCGCCGCCTGCGCCTGTCTGAGTACGTCTTCCTGCGCCTGCCCGGGGCCCGTGCCGGCGACACTGAGGAAGACCGCGAGAGCCCCGAGCCCGCCGCAGCCTCCCCCGCGCGCCCCGACGGCCGCCCGGAGCTGTGCCGGCCTCTGCGCCTGGCCTGGCGCCAGGACGTGACGGTGCACTTCGTAGTGCCGG TGAAAAACCAGGCGCGCTGGGTGGTGCAGTTCCTGGCGGACATGGCCGCACTGCACGCGCGCACGGGCGACTCCCGCTTCAGCGTCGTCCTGGTGGACTTTGAGAGCGAGGACATGGACGTGGAGCAGGCCCTCCGCGCCGCGCGGCTGCCCAG ATACCAATACCTGAGGCGAGCCGGGAACTTTGAGCGCTCTGCGGGGCTGCAGGCTGGAGTGGACGCGGTGGAG GATGCCAGCAGCATCGTTTTCCTCTGCGACCTGCACATCCACTTCCCCCCCAGTATCCTGGACGGCATCCGCAAGCACTGCGTGGAGGGCAAGCTGGCCTTCGCGCCTGTGGTCATGCGGCTAAGCTGTGGGAGCTCACCAGGGGACCCGCACG GTTACTGGGAGGTGAATGGCTTTGGCCTCTTCGGGATCTACAAGTCTGACTTTGACCGTATTGGAGGCATGAACACTGAGGAATTCCGGGACCAGTGGGGAGGCGAGGACTGGGAGCTCCTGGACAG GGTCCTGCAGGCAGGGCTGGAGGTGGAGCGACTCCGAGTGCGGAACTTCTACCACCACTTCCACTCCAGGCGGGGGATGTGGGGCGCGCGCAGCCGCAAGGCCGCCCGAAAGGAGGCCCCTTGA
- the B4GALNT4 gene encoding N-acetyl-beta-glucosaminyl-glycoprotein 4-beta-N-acetylgalactosaminyltransferase 1 isoform X3, which yields MGNMLSAQSLPGALLEAESRMRTPDGEKLSGVTDGRGVHTALATQRAEDSSESHEEEPVAEGRDLGVLFPGGAGRPLVLNLTRQVPAWREEYKGQANLHVFEDWCGGAVGQLRRNLHFPLFPHTRTTVKKLAVSPKWKNYGLRLFGFIHPARDGDVQFSVASDDNSEFWLSPNESPAGAQLVAFVGKTGSEWTAPGEFTKFSSQVSKPRRLMASRRYYFELLHKQDDRGSDHVEVGWRAFLPGLKFEVIGSAHISLYTDESALKMDHVAHVPQSPASHVGGRPRQEEPRADMLRPDPRDAFFLTPRVEPSDLESVLEPCAYAPTYVVKDFPIARYQGLQFVYLSFVYPNDHTRLTHMEADNKCFYRESPLYLERFGFYKYMKMDREEGGEDRQEAQRRAFLFLNPDGECPHDFLDDEDDGELLDAGLGPTDAPRRQGGRQLPAPAAPAAPSEAAATPAAPQRRRSRALSWAARQLPLLLGRAPPPRPAARPSSGLSRVYVTRVRPGPRAPPRAPPLGARGPPRPPLPGVFLRPRPLPRVPLRAPPRPPRARGHRTSSPPAAELRAPAPAPATAEGRARAPGLAAPTADSNSSSEAQPVTSFLSLSQVSRPQLPGEGEEDEEEEGDDDEEGAPGDENASEDSEEAAGLARGRWREDAIDWQRTFSVGHVDFELLRSDWNDLRCNVSGNLQLPEAEAVDVVAQYMERLNMRHSGRYALLRIVNVEKRRDSARGSRFLLELELQERGGRRLRLSEYVFLRLPGARAGDTEEDRESPEPAAASPARPDGRPELCRPLRLAWRQDVTVHFVVPVKNQARWVVQFLADMAALHARTGDSRFSVVLVDFESEDMDVEQALRAARLPRYQYLRRAGNFERSAGLQAGVDAVEDASSIVFLCDLHIHFPPSILDGIRKHCVEGKLAFAPVVMRLSCGSSPGDPHGYWEVNGFGLFGIYKSDFDRIGGMNTEEFRDQWGGEDWELLDRVLQAGLEVERLRVRNFYHHFHSRRGMWGARSRKAARKEAP from the exons ATGGGAAATATGCTGAGCGCACAGAGCCTCCCTGGGGCCCTCCTGGAGGCAGAGTCGCGGATGAGGACACCCG ACGGTGAGAAGCTGAGTGGTGTGACCGACGGCCGGGGCGTCCACACTGCGCTGGCCACGCAGAGGGCAGAGGACTCCAGCGAGAGCCACGAGGAGGAGCCGGTG GCTGAAGGTCGGGACCTAGGTGTGCTGTTTCCAGGGGGGGCTGGAAGACCCCTGGTGCTCAACCTCACCCGTCAAGTGCCGGCGTGGCGAGAGGAG TACAAGGGGCAGGCGAATCTGCACGTGTTCGAGGACTGGTGCGGGGGCGCCGTGGGCCAGCTCCGGAGGAACCTGCACTTCCCGCTCTTTCCTCAC ACTCGCACCACCGTGAAGAAGCTGGCTGTGTCCCCCAAGTGGAAGAACTACGGCCTCCGCCTCTTCGGCTTCATCCACCCGGCGAGAGAtg GCGACGTCCAGTTCTCTGTGGCTTCGGATGACAACTCTGAGTTCTGGCTGAGCCCAAACGAGAGCCCAGCTGGTGCCCAGCTGGTGGCCTTTGTGGGCAAG ACGGGCTCAGAGTGGACGGCGCCTGGAGAGTTCACCAAGTTCAGCTCCCAGGTGTCCAAGCCCAGACG gctCATGGCCTCTCGGAGGTACTACTTTGAGCTGCTACACAAACAAGATGACCGCGGCTCGGACCACGTGGAAGTGGGC TGGCGAGCGTTCCTGCCGGGTCTGAAGTTCGAGGTCATCGGCTCTGCTCACATCTCCCTCTACACAG ACGAGTCAGCCCTGAAGATGGACCACGTGGCTCACGTGCCCCAGTCTCCTGCCAGTCACGTGGGGGGGCGGCCGCGGCAGGAGGAGCCCAGAGCTGACATGCTGCGGCCGGATCCCCGAGACGCCTTCTTTCTCA CGCCTCGGGTGGAGCCCTCGGATCTGGAGAGTGTGCTGGAGCCCTGCGCCTACGCCCCGACCTACGTGGTCAAGGACTTTCCCATCGCAAGATACCAGGGACTGCAATTC gTATACCTGTCCTTCGTTTATCCCAATGACCACACGCGCCTGACTCACATGGAGGCGGACAACAAGTGCTTCTACCGGGAGTCACCGCTGTATCTGGAGAG GTTTGGCTTCTACAAATACATGAAGATGGACCGGGAGGAGGGCGGGGAGGACCGCCAGGAGGCGCAGCGCCGAGCCTTCCTCTTCCTCAACCCCGACGGTGAGTGCCCACACG ACTTCCTGGACGACGAGGACGACGGAGAGCTGCTCGACGCCGGCCTGGGGCCCACCGACGCCCCCCGAAGGCAGGGCGGCCGCCAGCTCCCGGCCCCCGCTGCCCCCGCTGCCCCCTCCGAGGCCGCGGCCACCCCCGCCGCGCCGCAGCGCCGCCGCTCCCGCGCGCTGAGCTGGGCGGCCCGCCAGCTCCCGCTGCTCTTgggccgcgccccgcccccgcggcCCGCCGCCCGGCCCTCCTCCGGGCTGTCCCGCGTGTACGTGACGCGCGTGCGGCCCGGCCCGCGGGCGCCCCCCCGGGCCCCGCCGCTCGGCGCTCGCGGCCCGCCCCGGCCGCCCTTGCCTGGCGTCTTCCTGCGCCCCCGACCCCTGCCCAGGGTGCCACTGCGGGCGCCCCCGCGCCCGCCCCGGGCTCGAGGCCACAGGACGAGCAGCCCCCCGGCCGCAGAGCTGCGAGCCCCGGCCCCGGCGCCGGCCACCGCGGAGGGCCGGGCGCGCGCGCCGGGACTCGCGGCCCCCACGGCGGACTCCAACTCTTCCTCTGAAGCGCAGCCCGTGACCTCCTTCCTGAGCTTGTCCCAGGTGTCCAGGCCACAGCTGCCTGGGGAGGgcgaggaggacgaggaggaggaaggggacgaTGACGAGGAAGGGGCGCCCGGCGACGAGAACGCCTCGGAGGACAGCGAGGAGGCGGCAGGCCTGGCGCGCGGCCGCTGGCGCGAGGACGCCATCGACTGGCAGCGCACGTTCAGCGTCGGCCACGTGGACTTCGAGCTGCTGCGCTCCGACTGGAACGATCTGCGCTGCAACGTGTCCGGGAACCTGCAGCTGCCCGAGGCCGAGGCCGTGGACGTGGTGGCTCAGTACATGGAGAGGCTGAACATGCGCCACAGCGG GCGGTACGCTCTGCTGCGCATCGTGAACGTGGAGAAGCGCCGGGACTCGGCGCGGGGAAGCCGCTTCCTCCTGGAACTCGAGCTCCAGGAGCGCGGCGGGCGCCGCCTGCGCCTGTCTGAGTACGTCTTCCTGCGCCTGCCCGGGGCCCGTGCCGGCGACACTGAGGAAGACCGCGAGAGCCCCGAGCCCGCCGCAGCCTCCCCCGCGCGCCCCGACGGCCGCCCGGAGCTGTGCCGGCCTCTGCGCCTGGCCTGGCGCCAGGACGTGACGGTGCACTTCGTAGTGCCGG TGAAAAACCAGGCGCGCTGGGTGGTGCAGTTCCTGGCGGACATGGCCGCACTGCACGCGCGCACGGGCGACTCCCGCTTCAGCGTCGTCCTGGTGGACTTTGAGAGCGAGGACATGGACGTGGAGCAGGCCCTCCGCGCCGCGCGGCTGCCCAG ATACCAATACCTGAGGCGAGCCGGGAACTTTGAGCGCTCTGCGGGGCTGCAGGCTGGAGTGGACGCGGTGGAG GATGCCAGCAGCATCGTTTTCCTCTGCGACCTGCACATCCACTTCCCCCCCAGTATCCTGGACGGCATCCGCAAGCACTGCGTGGAGGGCAAGCTGGCCTTCGCGCCTGTGGTCATGCGGCTAAGCTGTGGGAGCTCACCAGGGGACCCGCACG GTTACTGGGAGGTGAATGGCTTTGGCCTCTTCGGGATCTACAAGTCTGACTTTGACCGTATTGGAGGCATGAACACTGAGGAATTCCGGGACCAGTGGGGAGGCGAGGACTGGGAGCTCCTGGACAG GGTCCTGCAGGCAGGGCTGGAGGTGGAGCGACTCCGAGTGCGGAACTTCTACCACCACTTCCACTCCAGGCGGGGGATGTGGGGCGCGCGCAGCCGCAAGGCCGCCCGAAAGGAGGCCCCTTGA